A portion of the Bifidobacterium sp. ESL0800 genome contains these proteins:
- a CDS encoding ABC transporter substrate-binding protein: MVSKQLGKRLAAAALAGATMVSMAACGSGQAKTANAKHGSTSSIISVNNTEPLSALVPADTNEMGGSRIIRYLFEGLVSFDAKGRQHMEVAKSITANADSTQYAIKLNDGWKFTNGEAVTAQSFAKAWSFAANAKHAQKQASRMSIIKGYDALQKPDAADDAQLSGLQTPDDHTLIVTLNAPDSVFPTQVSHQSFAPLPSVAYKDIKAFGKHPIGDGPYMFKSWRPNTSITVVKNPDYRGSRKVMNGGIEYRDYSSPDAAYADVQSGNLDLLMDVPQSALKTFRTDSTIKAYSQPGSVYMGIVIPERLAHFGLNKEGDLRRQAISMAIDRNQIIDKVFYNTKTAATDFTSPGVPEHQKNLKGTANLRHNAAKAKQLWKQADAISPFKQKLTISYPTDGGHKPWIEAVCNQLKNTLGVDAVADAYPTMSDMLKRVLDRSIQTPYFSGWSLDYPSAEDYMTPLYSSESADGHGTNNGDYKNPQFDAALLKAKSEKDVAKRTADFNAAQEILLNDLPAIPMWCNNVSAASSPSVGNVHFDYTNVPTYNTITK, translated from the coding sequence ATGGTATCGAAACAATTGGGGAAACGTCTCGCTGCGGCTGCGCTGGCCGGCGCGACGATGGTATCGATGGCGGCCTGCGGGTCGGGCCAGGCCAAGACCGCCAACGCGAAACACGGCAGTACCAGCAGCATCATCTCGGTGAACAACACCGAACCGTTGAGCGCCTTGGTGCCGGCAGACACCAACGAAATGGGCGGAAGCCGCATCATCCGCTACCTGTTCGAGGGGCTGGTGAGCTTTGATGCCAAGGGCAGGCAGCATATGGAGGTCGCCAAGTCCATTACGGCCAACGCTGATTCCACGCAATACGCCATCAAGCTCAACGACGGCTGGAAATTCACCAACGGCGAGGCCGTCACCGCCCAATCCTTCGCCAAGGCCTGGAGCTTCGCGGCCAATGCGAAACACGCCCAGAAACAAGCCAGCCGAATGTCGATCATCAAGGGGTACGACGCGTTGCAGAAACCGGACGCCGCCGACGACGCCCAGCTTTCCGGTCTCCAGACCCCCGACGATCACACGCTGATCGTGACCTTGAACGCCCCGGATTCGGTGTTCCCCACCCAGGTCTCCCATCAGTCGTTCGCCCCGCTGCCCAGCGTGGCCTACAAGGACATCAAGGCGTTCGGCAAGCATCCGATCGGCGACGGCCCTTACATGTTCAAATCGTGGAGGCCCAACACGAGCATCACGGTGGTGAAGAATCCGGATTACCGCGGCAGCCGCAAGGTGATGAACGGCGGCATCGAATATCGTGATTATTCCAGTCCGGATGCGGCGTACGCCGATGTGCAATCCGGAAATCTCGACCTCCTGATGGACGTGCCGCAGTCTGCCTTGAAGACGTTCCGCACCGATTCGACCATCAAAGCCTATAGCCAGCCTGGTTCCGTCTATATGGGCATCGTCATCCCCGAACGTCTTGCGCATTTCGGGCTGAACAAGGAAGGCGACCTGCGTCGTCAGGCGATTTCCATGGCCATCGACCGCAATCAGATCATCGACAAGGTCTTCTACAACACCAAGACGGCCGCCACCGACTTCACTTCGCCGGGCGTTCCCGAGCATCAGAAGAACCTCAAAGGCACCGCGAACCTGCGTCATAACGCGGCCAAGGCGAAGCAGTTGTGGAAACAGGCCGACGCGATTTCCCCGTTCAAGCAGAAGCTCACCATATCCTATCCGACCGATGGCGGCCATAAGCCGTGGATCGAAGCGGTGTGCAACCAACTGAAGAACACCTTGGGCGTGGACGCCGTGGCGGATGCCTACCCGACGATGAGCGACATGCTCAAGCGCGTGCTGGACCGCAGCATCCAGACCCCCTATTTCTCCGGATGGTCGCTCGACTATCCCTCCGCCGAGGATTACATGACCCCGCTCTACTCCTCCGAATCGGCCGATGGGCATGGCACCAACAACGGCGACTACAAGAACCCGCAATTCGACGCGGCACTGCTCAAAGCGAAGTCGGAGAAGGACGTGGCCAAGCGCACCGCCGATTTCAACGCGGCCCAGGAGATCCTCCTGAACGACTTGCCGGCCATCCCGATGTGGTGCAACAACGTGTCGGCGGCTTCCTCGCCGAGCGTGGGCAATGTGCATTTCGACTATACGAATGTGCCGACCTATAACACCATTACCAAGTAG
- a CDS encoding DUF4391 domain-containing protein, whose translation MTVAHCGTISAPTLGLPATCAIPEAKSALPKQMFYLKPPVSSRLKQRFVGDVASITMLALLRPNTIGVAAGRKVREVLVMGIEQNCKDAPIEVMEHIAKLRSGSNILFVCVRDVRFGDENNSGVNPSSANGNASQPKSGETQCALALQRILPVRAGHQGESQMRTYVGTWQKPQAAALSVNGETLDEVWQSLCAQVIFGDDDGSNLDARLAKQTAIAELTAQIAKLEGDHARAKDGAKRNEIFVRLHKAKKQLEELQQ comes from the coding sequence ATGACTGTTGCACACTGCGGGACCATATCAGCCCCCACACTCGGCTTGCCTGCAACTTGCGCCATCCCGGAGGCCAAAAGCGCACTTCCCAAACAGATGTTTTATTTGAAGCCGCCGGTTTCCTCGCGGCTCAAGCAGCGCTTCGTCGGAGACGTGGCATCGATCACCATGCTTGCCCTGCTGCGCCCGAACACCATCGGCGTCGCTGCCGGCAGGAAAGTCCGCGAAGTTCTGGTGATGGGCATCGAACAGAACTGCAAGGACGCGCCCATCGAGGTGATGGAACATATCGCGAAACTGCGTTCGGGCTCGAACATTCTCTTCGTCTGCGTCCGCGACGTGAGGTTTGGCGACGAGAACAACAGCGGCGTCAACCCGTCGAGCGCCAACGGCAACGCTTCCCAACCCAAAAGCGGCGAGACGCAATGCGCATTAGCGTTGCAACGCATTCTGCCGGTTCGCGCCGGGCATCAAGGGGAGTCGCAAATGCGGACCTACGTCGGCACATGGCAAAAGCCCCAAGCCGCGGCGCTGTCGGTGAACGGCGAAACGCTCGATGAAGTATGGCAGAGCCTGTGCGCCCAGGTCATTTTCGGCGACGACGACGGCAGCAACCTCGACGCGCGACTGGCCAAGCAGACGGCAATCGCCGAGCTCACCGCCCAAATAGCCAAGCTGGAAGGCGACCACGCCCGCGCGAAAGACGGTGCGAAACGCAACGAGATCTTCGTGCGTCTTCACAAGGCCAAGAAACAGCTGGAGGAGCTGCAGCAGTAA
- a CDS encoding isoaspartyl peptidase/L-asparaginase family protein codes for MATTTLPVKSIVTKGGEDGILLVIHGGAGGRGRHSTPERVAQTRKDLERALEAGYAQLEAGASAEEAVVAAVHVMEDAPEFNAGRGAALTSDGIAQMDACLMGGDGEVGAVTGVRTVKNPIDAARAVKEQTKHVLFAEPQDKELEDWGVETREESYFITEQRKQSLLEAQRDGDEWEKHGTIGAVARDAQGHLAAATSTGGITNQMHGRVGDTPLPGCGTYANDETVAASGTGIGEAYIRTVACHQVSERVRFAKQSALDSASDTLDDIAAHRGYGGLIVLPAKGEGVIAYNSEMMNCGYQSPTDSYVQA; via the coding sequence ATGGCTACGACCACCCTACCCGTCAAATCAATCGTCACCAAAGGCGGCGAAGACGGCATCCTGCTCGTCATCCACGGCGGCGCCGGCGGCCGCGGCAGGCACAGCACCCCCGAACGCGTGGCGCAGACCAGGAAGGATCTCGAGCGGGCGCTTGAGGCAGGATATGCGCAACTTGAGGCCGGAGCCAGCGCCGAGGAAGCCGTCGTCGCCGCCGTCCACGTCATGGAGGACGCACCAGAGTTCAACGCCGGCCGCGGAGCCGCGCTGACCAGCGACGGCATCGCCCAGATGGACGCCTGCCTGATGGGCGGCGACGGCGAGGTCGGGGCGGTCACGGGCGTACGCACGGTCAAGAACCCCATCGACGCCGCACGAGCCGTCAAAGAGCAGACCAAGCACGTCCTCTTCGCCGAACCGCAGGACAAGGAGCTTGAAGACTGGGGCGTCGAGACACGCGAGGAAAGCTATTTCATCACCGAGCAGCGCAAACAGTCGCTGCTGGAAGCCCAGAGGGACGGCGACGAGTGGGAGAAGCACGGCACCATCGGCGCCGTCGCCCGCGACGCACAGGGCCACCTCGCCGCAGCGACCTCCACCGGCGGCATCACCAACCAGATGCACGGCCGCGTCGGCGACACCCCGCTGCCGGGATGCGGCACCTACGCCAACGACGAGACTGTGGCCGCCTCCGGCACCGGCATCGGCGAGGCATATATCCGCACGGTGGCCTGCCATCAGGTCTCCGAGCGCGTAAGGTTCGCCAAGCAGAGCGCCTTGGATTCCGCAAGCGACACGCTCGACGACATCGCCGCCCACCGCGGCTATGGCGGCCTCATCGTGCTGCCTGCCAAAGGCGAGGGCGTGATCGCCTACAACAGCGAAATGATGAACTGCGGCTACCAATCCCCTACAGACAGTTACGTGCAGGCCTGA
- a CDS encoding Re/Si-specific NAD(P)(+) transhydrogenase subunit alpha: MKGTTVIIGIPKETSPGERLVAATPKTVGQLKKLGYDVSIETHAGEEASFSDTDYNEAGATIGAAGDVWNADIVVTVDTPTPEQIARMKPGAMLVSRLAPHSNAELLDTLAHHNITALALDAVPRISRAQSLDVLSTMSNVSGYRAVIEAAQSYGGMFAGQVTAAGKTAPAKVFVIGGGVAGLAAIGAAASMGAEVRAFDVRPEAAEQIESLGATFVHAEGAQQEKSDTGYAKALSDDQEKATLALYIKEAANADIVITTALVRGQGVLTITKEAVAGMKPGSVIVDLAASGGGDCELTQPGKKITTEGGVTIIGYTDLASRMPQQTSQLYGTNVVNLMKLLTPKKDGQVTLDLDDEVQRGMTVTQEGKILWPPPKVAVSAAAKADDKAKQLTPEEKQAQEQAAKAKEAAIAAQKNKRNTVLMAIAAILLAVALAFADSKLTMTFSIFILAIFVGYYVVSNVTHSLHTPLMSQTNAISGIILIGSLLQIGSANTLVTVLAVISAAIASINVFGGFLVTYRMLSMFRKDA; the protein is encoded by the coding sequence ATGAAAGGAACAACTGTGATTATCGGAATACCTAAGGAGACCTCCCCGGGTGAAAGGCTGGTTGCGGCGACGCCGAAAACCGTCGGTCAGCTGAAAAAACTCGGTTACGATGTCTCTATCGAAACCCACGCCGGAGAAGAGGCAAGTTTCTCCGACACCGACTACAACGAGGCAGGCGCAACAATCGGCGCGGCTGGGGATGTCTGGAACGCCGACATCGTAGTGACCGTCGACACGCCGACGCCTGAGCAAATCGCTCGGATGAAGCCGGGTGCCATGCTGGTCTCCCGCCTTGCACCGCACAGCAACGCCGAGCTGCTCGACACCCTGGCCCACCACAACATCACGGCCCTGGCGCTCGACGCGGTGCCGCGCATCTCGCGAGCGCAGTCGCTGGATGTGCTTTCGACCATGTCGAACGTCTCCGGCTACCGCGCGGTCATCGAAGCCGCACAATCCTACGGCGGCATGTTCGCCGGGCAAGTCACCGCAGCCGGCAAGACGGCTCCGGCCAAGGTCTTCGTCATCGGCGGCGGCGTGGCAGGGCTGGCCGCCATCGGCGCGGCCGCTTCGATGGGCGCCGAGGTCCGCGCCTTCGACGTCCGCCCGGAAGCCGCCGAACAGATCGAATCCCTCGGTGCTACCTTCGTGCACGCCGAGGGTGCACAGCAGGAGAAATCCGACACCGGTTACGCCAAAGCGCTGAGCGACGACCAGGAAAAGGCGACGCTGGCGCTTTACATCAAAGAGGCAGCGAACGCCGATATCGTCATCACCACCGCGCTGGTGCGTGGCCAAGGCGTCCTGACCATTACCAAGGAAGCGGTGGCCGGTATGAAACCCGGTTCGGTGATTGTCGACCTCGCGGCCAGCGGCGGCGGCGATTGCGAGCTGACGCAGCCCGGCAAGAAGATCACCACCGAGGGCGGCGTGACCATCATCGGCTACACGGACCTCGCCAGTCGCATGCCCCAGCAGACCTCGCAGCTGTACGGCACCAACGTGGTCAATCTGATGAAGCTTCTGACACCCAAGAAAGACGGGCAAGTCACGCTCGACCTTGACGACGAGGTGCAGCGCGGCATGACCGTGACCCAGGAGGGCAAGATACTGTGGCCGCCGCCAAAGGTTGCGGTTTCCGCCGCGGCCAAGGCCGATGACAAAGCCAAACAACTCACCCCCGAGGAAAAACAGGCCCAAGAGCAAGCCGCCAAGGCCAAGGAAGCCGCTATTGCGGCACAAAAGAACAAACGCAACACCGTGCTCATGGCCATTGCGGCCATCCTGCTCGCCGTCGCGTTGGCGTTCGCCGACTCGAAGCTTACGATGACGTTCTCGATCTTCATCCTCGCGATTTTCGTCGGTTATTACGTCGTCTCGAACGTCACGCATTCGCTGCACACACCGCTGATGAGCCAGACGAACGCCATCTCGGGCATCATCCTCATCGGCTCGCTGCTGCAGATCGGCTCGGCGAATACGCTCGTGACGGTTCTGGCCGTGATTTCGGCGGCCATCGCCTCGATCAACGTGTTCGGCGGGTTCCTGGTGACCTACCGAATGCTCAGCATGTTCAGGAAGGACGCGTGA
- the pntB gene encoding Re/Si-specific NAD(P)(+) transhydrogenase subunit beta, producing MTLESIAQSAYLLAAVLFILSLAGLSKQETARRGNILGMIGMAIAIVATIALALVDSARPVWVTALLIALVFIIGASFGIYKARTVEMTQMPELIAMLHSFVGISAVLIGYNSWLTEKSPNGAHLAETYIGVLIGAVTFTGSIIAYLKLSAKIKSKPLLIPGHNLINLIVFIVMIAMIAWFIPTNSIWPLAIMTVLALLLGLHMVAAIGGGDMPVVISMLNSYSGWAAAASGFMLDNNLLIITGSLVGASGAILSYLMCKAMNRKFVSVILGGFGEKPAKSGDAKEIQGEVHETNAADVAQMLKDAHSVIIAPGYGMAVAKAQQAVAGLVEKLRAQGVEVRFAVHPVAGRLPGHMNVLLAEAKVPYDIVMEMDEINDDFADTDVVLVIGANDTVNPAAAEDPNSPIAGMPVLHVWEARQVVVLKRSMGTGYAGVQNPLFFNDNTAMLFGDAKASVEAISNAV from the coding sequence ATGACACTCGAATCCATCGCCCAATCCGCCTACCTATTGGCGGCAGTACTGTTCATTCTCTCTCTGGCAGGTCTCTCCAAGCAGGAAACCGCCCGCCGCGGCAACATCCTCGGCATGATCGGCATGGCCATCGCCATCGTCGCGACCATCGCACTGGCCTTGGTCGACTCGGCCCGTCCCGTGTGGGTGACGGCCCTTTTGATCGCCCTGGTCTTCATCATCGGCGCCTCCTTCGGCATTTACAAGGCACGCACCGTCGAGATGACACAGATGCCGGAGCTGATCGCGATGCTCCACAGCTTCGTGGGCATCTCGGCCGTGCTGATCGGCTACAATTCGTGGCTGACCGAAAAAAGCCCGAACGGCGCGCATCTGGCCGAGACCTATATCGGCGTGCTGATCGGAGCGGTGACCTTCACCGGATCGATCATCGCCTACCTGAAGCTTTCGGCCAAGATCAAGTCCAAGCCGCTGCTCATCCCCGGCCATAACCTCATCAACCTGATTGTCTTCATCGTCATGATCGCGATGATCGCCTGGTTCATCCCCACCAACTCGATCTGGCCGCTGGCCATCATGACCGTGCTGGCCCTGCTGCTCGGCCTGCACATGGTGGCGGCCATCGGCGGCGGCGATATGCCGGTGGTCATCTCGATGCTCAACTCCTATTCGGGCTGGGCGGCGGCCGCATCGGGCTTCATGCTCGACAACAACCTGCTGATCATCACCGGCTCGCTGGTCGGCGCTTCCGGCGCCATCCTCTCCTACCTGATGTGCAAGGCCATGAACCGCAAGTTTGTCTCCGTCATCCTCGGCGGTTTCGGCGAGAAGCCCGCCAAGTCGGGCGACGCCAAGGAGATCCAGGGTGAAGTCCACGAGACCAACGCCGCCGACGTGGCGCAGATGCTCAAGGACGCCCACTCGGTCATCATCGCTCCCGGTTACGGCATGGCCGTCGCCAAGGCCCAGCAGGCCGTGGCCGGCTTGGTCGAGAAGCTGCGCGCGCAGGGTGTCGAAGTCCGTTTCGCCGTCCATCCGGTGGCCGGACGTCTGCCTGGACACATGAACGTGCTGCTGGCCGAGGCCAAGGTGCCCTACGATATCGTCATGGAAATGGACGAGATCAACGACGACTTTGCCGACACCGACGTGGTGCTGGTCATCGGCGCCAACGACACCGTCAACCCGGCGGCCGCCGAAGACCCGAACTCCCCCATCGCCGGCATGCCCGTGCTGCACGTCTGGGAGGCCAGGCAGGTCGTCGTCCTGAAGCGTTCGATGGGCACCGGTTACGCCGGCGTGCAGAATCCGCTGTTCTTCAACGACAACACCGCGATGCTCTTCGGTGATGCGAAGGCGAGCGTGGAGGCCATCTCCAACGCGGTGTGA
- a CDS encoding endonuclease/exonuclease/phosphatase family protein: protein MSKRTAKSKAKPKPAPKAKKRGGFLRAIVALLAWLCLLVALLGTFSRELPEELQSLPYVPAVAAFTPWFALLALLALLLALVSRRWMAALLAIACLGFQGWRQYPYFVAQTHLDAAAISAVGENHADIHDSYARVMTVNVYKGRASAKAIVDAVRDQRVEVLALQETTKPFVRALSAEGIDEYLPYSQISSSDGKYGNALFSATALDSPADDDVDSSASFMPGGTVSFAGGKMPVRFVSVHTTSPKPGYWTQWHASLDDVATMRSHKHTRYVLMGDFNATTDHTPLRNILGSRFHDAAQSSGSGFVFTWPANRPGLPKFAGIDHIVLDRGIVAGQVGTVAIPGSDHAALLATIAVK from the coding sequence GTGTCGAAACGTACGGCGAAATCGAAGGCAAAGCCGAAACCCGCACCGAAAGCGAAGAAGCGCGGCGGTTTTCTGCGTGCGATTGTTGCGCTGCTGGCTTGGCTGTGTCTTCTTGTGGCCCTGTTGGGCACGTTCAGCCGTGAGCTGCCCGAGGAGCTGCAGTCGTTGCCCTATGTGCCTGCGGTTGCCGCGTTTACCCCGTGGTTTGCCTTGCTCGCTCTTCTGGCGCTGTTGCTTGCGTTGGTGTCGCGCAGATGGATGGCCGCGCTGTTGGCCATCGCGTGTCTTGGATTTCAGGGATGGCGGCAATATCCGTATTTCGTCGCTCAGACCCATCTTGACGCTGCCGCGATTTCGGCGGTCGGCGAAAACCATGCCGATATCCACGATTCCTATGCCCGAGTAATGACCGTCAATGTCTACAAAGGCCGGGCTTCGGCCAAGGCGATCGTCGATGCGGTGCGCGACCAGCGCGTGGAAGTGCTGGCGCTGCAGGAGACCACGAAGCCGTTCGTGCGCGCCCTCAGCGCTGAAGGTATCGACGAGTACCTGCCTTACTCGCAGATCTCCTCGTCGGACGGCAAGTACGGCAACGCACTGTTTTCGGCCACGGCGTTGGATTCGCCGGCGGACGACGACGTCGATTCCAGCGCTTCCTTCATGCCAGGCGGCACTGTTTCGTTTGCCGGCGGCAAGATGCCCGTCCGCTTCGTTTCGGTGCATACCACGTCTCCGAAACCGGGTTATTGGACGCAGTGGCACGCCTCGCTTGATGACGTGGCGACGATGCGCTCGCACAAGCACACCAGATATGTGCTGATGGGTGATTTCAACGCGACCACCGATCACACACCGTTGCGCAACATCTTGGGTTCGCGTTTCCACGATGCCGCACAAAGTTCCGGCAGCGGGTTCGTCTTCACGTGGCCGGCGAACAGACCCGGTCTTCCCAAATTCGCGGGCATCGACCATATCGTCCTGGACCGGGGAATCGTCGCCGGGCAGGTCGGCACAGTCGCGATTCCCGGGTCGGATCACGCCGCGTTGCTCGCGACCATCGCGGTGAAATGA